ATTCCTTCCcaatacctaatctaaacccactcTCTTTGATCAACTTTTAATTGGCATCAGTGATTTAATGGACTTCAAGGGTTTTTCAGGGTTATTTGACAGCATTTTTGTAGCCACAAGCACCAGCTGAGTCACACCACACAGCTCAAGGCTCAGTTTTATGACAGGACAGAGGAAGGAGCTCAGCTGACAGGTCCAGCTGAATGGGCAGTGGAGGAGTTCAGGAAAGATCCTGAAAGGCTGgaatgctgctggagatggCCTGTGGCATCTGGCTGGGCGTGACCAATCATGGGATCCCcttcagcagcacacagagctcttTGTGCTTTCATTCTTACACAGCTCAGCAGTCTTGCAGAGCTTGGATGTATCACAGAACATCTGACAGCTGATCAGACTCTGCTCCTAATGAACTGGGGCAtttccaaagaggaattctAATCTTTTTTTGACAGgaaatctgacttttttttttttttttaattgaaaagatTAATTATACAACGAGATACAGGCATGGGTTTCTCTGTTCCTTTATTGTAGTTGCACACTAATGTAACAGTGTAAAATGCAGCTGAAGGGTTCTGTACATTAGGGAAAAACTCTGGGGAAGGGCCTGCAtcccaggaaaacacaaagCATTCCCTGTTCCAGGTCCTGTCTGCAGACAGTGATTTCAGTTATGATCAGACAGGTAACACACATTAAATACACAACATCATAAAGGCCACAAAAACGAGatgcacaaagaaaaaagaaaagccaagatGTGTCAGGAAATACAAGTTAAAACATCCCAAATTGAGGCATGAGGGGAACCTTCATGCAAAGCAGAATTCCAGTCCTCTAAAACCCTGTGGAGATCAAAGCAAACTCCAGTTCTGGAGCTTCCAAAAccaggggagaccctcctgtCGTTCCTGACAGAAAAGGCAGCACAAAAGTGGGCAGGAACACCTGAAGAGTGAAAGTTCTGGAATGCAGGAACTGGGATCAAACATTCCAACCTCAGAGGAAGTTGTTCCCACTGTGGAGTCACCCAGGACAAGGTGAGAGCAGCATTCCAGAGGAATCCTGAAAGGCAGCTGGAATCAGACCAGCACAGACCTCCAAAccttctcttccctttgcaGGGAGTTGTCCCAGAATTATTCCTGTGACAGTCTTTAATTCCTGGGTCTTGCTGCCCCAGGAATGCCTCCCAGGGCAGTATTTACTAATAAAGTGACTCTTTTGcaaggaaaatacaaatatgtgCTTTGACCCTTTTGTACTCTGCCACCCAAAAGAGCCCAAAGATTCCTTTTTAACTTAATTGTGCAAAATCAGCTCTAACCCAACAATCAAATCATCTTTCCACACAGAACTGAGAGAATAAGGCACAGGAATTCTATCCCATCTCTTGATTtaaacacaattattttctcCCAAGTTTACATTCACAAGGTCAATAAAGTCATTGTAACAGAAAATtagaattggaaaaaaacaaacaaaagaccCTCAGTATGTTCATTTCCAGATTAATTCCAACAAtctgcctgcagctgagctcctgcctgccttAAGGATTTGCTAAAACACTACACATAAATGCAGGActcaagaaacagcaaaataaatgtaacaaaatccatgtaaaactttttttttgtagcataGTAGAGTTATTTTTTATCTACATTAACCCTGTTTTCCAGTATTTGAAGTGATAAGTGCTGAAATtggaatttcttcattttatgtCAGTAATAACAGGTGTGATTTGATGGAAATATGGACACAGCTTTACTGTATCACTGGGTAATTCACTGTTCTCTAACAAAGCTTCCATGGCAATACTTGAACAAAGTAAATCTCTGTCAGAACTTTAAATAAATCTCTGTGAGAACTTTAACTGGATCACTGGGAAGGGGATATCCCACATTCCCTCTGATGGATGCAGGTGGTTCAAAAGGGATTTACACATCCAGGAGGGAAAATCTGATTGAGTGGAGCAAACCATGGAGAACTCAGTGAGTGTGAGGCTGCTACAGAactccagagcagctgaagtTAAACAGTTACACCCTGGCAGATCCCTAAAATaatctgggttttgggtttgttgggAAAGCTGGATCAGCTGGTGATTCTTCTCAGTTGATCAGAGAAATCCAAAAACTCAGTGGAAATTACAAAAGCAGttacaaaagctttttaaaagagcCATTCATAAATGATAAGGAGATTGATGCATCcacagcccagtgctgctgagacagctctggttttaaataaaaggcAACATTAAGATGTCTTTGTATTACAACTTTTTCTATTAATGAGTAGAAAATATCTGAGCTGCTGCCATCTTTCTCCAGTGTCTGCAAGAACAGCACTGAATAAATATCTCAGATTTAATGACTGGAtcataattattatatattcaggcaaaaagtaaaataattcttttcctGTTCCCTGGACTGTAGATATTCCTTCCAGCTTTGTTTTGGAATGTATCATTCTGCAGCAAAATCATCACTGATGTGGATTTGTAGCCAAAAATCTGTGTGATGATGGCAAAGCCTGCAGAGTTCAACTGAGATCATGGAATcagaaaatcatggaatggtttgggtgggaaaggaccttaaagctcatccagtgccacccctgccatggcagggacaccttccaccatcccaggatAATCCCAGCTCCATCCAAAGGGAGATGGCACAACCAGAACAGAAATGTTcccccaggcagggagggctTGGGGGAAGTGGTGAAAGCAAAGAGCTCCACTGAATTCCCAACAGGAAAAATATCCTACACTGGGATAGAGGGagatttccttcctttcagcacCCAGAGTCACTCAAATGAAGAGGCCACATTGCAGGGGACAAAGGCACAACTGTGGCACCAGAACAGCAGCCTGAGGTAGAGCTagtgaggaaggaaaaggcaggatCTGGGCACTCAGCTGGTTCAGCATTATCTCAAACCCTTAAAATCATCAGGGTCACGCTGGAAAGTGTTAAAGTGCTTTGAAACTGAATACTTGGacttcaaaaaaaaccaaagtacCAATTGGAAAGGTTTGGATTTAGCATTGTGGCTTCACTGAATCCCACCAGGAATCAGAGGGAGGAAAGAGACTCGACCCATGGAGATcacagacagagctgctcctcatcagaaaTGTGGTGCAGGAATTTAATCTGCTAAATATAGCAGAGCATGAAGGGCCAGAGAGAAAGGTGCCCGAGAGAAAATTAGGTTTAGTAGGATGTGAGAGGTCAGTGATCCCCGGGGCTCCTGGGAAAGGCTCGGAGCTGGCAgctcacacagcagctctgcttggtCCACAAATCAATCCCAACCCCCACTGGACCTTGTTACCATAAGGTGCAATAAAAACAAACTGGTCCCCACTGCTCCTGAAGCTGGGTAAGTGTTTTTATAGGAAAATACATCTCAAGGCAAAACTTTGAAGAGAGCACTGGTGCTCTGTGAGTTACTGAAATAAAAGCCCTttctcagtgctgtgttttgtccACACTCTCCTAGCACTGGTTTGAGgaattggtttgggtttttgccCTCCTAATCCCACTGGGAGGGTCAGCTGGGCCTTATCTAATCTTGCCTTCTGTTGATGTGATCAGTTTCCTGGCATCAACTGGACATTTTCACTTAATTTGCTGCTCTTGCCAGTCTTGAGGTACTGGTGAATTctcttctcctcccttctcctgaTAGATTATTAACACAAACAAAAGCTGCCAAAGCCAAAAGCTTCTACTACAGTTATTAAAAGGTTTTAGAAAAAGTCTTCTGGCTCCTGGTGTAGTTACAGTGGGCATTCTGTGGCACCCCTATCAAACATGGAATGTCATTTTTATCCTTCTCTCAtccaaagagaaaggaaaaaggtaaaatgtCTCTGGGACAAGCTAGTTCCCTTCCAGCTCTTTTCCCAGACATCAAACAATTCCCCAAAAGGACCAGATCAGTCCTGTACTGATACCAAAGtactgatatttttctttttttcccacttcctGCTTCTTAACATTTTTTACCCAGGATTATTAATTCATGCAAGGCACTGAAAGAGCATTTGAAGAAACCCAGAACAattcagagcaggagcaggggacCAGCTCTCCTatccttatttttaaatgtcttagTAATTCCTTCTTGACCCCTGCCTCAGAACGATTCAATTCGTTAAGGGTTAATATTACTcacttcataaaaaaaaaaaaaaagcaaaactaagaAACCCCActgttactttgtttttttgagagttttaaagttcttctaaaagtttcttatgccttctgatgttgacatatttctactgaatcTTCTCACACCGTTCAAtgaaataatgattgttttacattcttctttgtaagtAGAGAGAACTGATAGACTGTTAGCTTAACCAGTGTAGTTGGAGAGGTGGgaatttcaccctccaatccactgccacttttaCTATTCTACAGAGAGTGgagccagaaaataaaatcctctctttaagttcttttctttccccttttcacATCTAGCGTCCGTGTGCGAGTCACTTCGTGTCGCAGTGCAACACCCCACAGCTTCCCTAGGGACAGTCAAGGAGCACTGGCAGTGGAAGGGCAcggagggaaggagaaatgctggaaaatgctgtgcagcccgggctgggggtgctgtgcAGCTAGCtaggggctgagctgggggcGGAAGGACGAGCGCACGGTGCGGTTCATCAGCGGCTGCAGCGGGCGGAAGTTGTCCAccatcctcctctcctcctccccgtGCGACGTGAACAGCAGCGTCCGAAAGGCCTCCAGCTGGGAACCACAAACGGCCACGTCAACTTCCCAGGAATCCCCCCCACACTTTGGGAATTCGTGGCAAAACACAGGAGTTTATTCTTGGAGAGGGAAGTAAAGTCAAAGGTAGCGCTAGGTTTGTGTTCTGAGGGGTTTTAGCACCCACACTGCTGGTAAAGATTGTCCCGTTATCCACACCAGCATGAGAGAATTATCAGTCATCTGCCATCCTTATGGAAATTAAATCCCAAATGTGGCACACCTGAGAGAGCAATTTCCACTCAAATGCTTCATCCAACCTCCATTTACAGCCTCCCTGGCACCCAGGAAAGAGGgagccccaaaaatccccaagtTGTTCTCTCACTGATTTATAATTGGGATTACAATAAAGCAACAGCAGATCAGCTTTTAAAGCTTACAAGGCCATTCCAATGGGAAGTCCTTGCTATGAGAGTAAGgagccaagaaaaaaagaaaagatgagaataatttcaatttaaagGAATGCCACATTATGCCTGCAGTTCTCTGTTAACAATCTCCATGTCACAaaatcttccctttttcccttccctccacaaAAAAAAGGTTGCATCATGCCAAGGAGAGCAAGATTATGAGAATTCCAGTAAGTTCCTAAAACTCCCCAAGTTTTCAAGGGGCAGCTTCCAGAACTGTGTATCACAGATCAAGATAAAACTCTTGAGAATAGATGGAAAAGTTGAATAAAGCTGGAAAAACATCTTGGAGAGGTCTTTCAGTATTAGTGGCTGTTAATGCCAGGATtcctccccaaatcctgggTTGAAAGTGTCACAGGtctctgaaaacacagaatttttgtgttttcacagaGAATTACTGGTAAACAACTGGTTCTGAGCATCTCTGTGGCAGCAAGAGGTGtgatctgaaaggaaaattgagATTTACCTGATCCTCATCCACCTCGATTGGCTTCTTCTTAATGATCCACGTGACTGATTCAGTGAGGGGGGGAGTGGTCAGGGAGCCAGCGTAGGTCCAGTAATCAGGGCAGGAAGGGATCAGGCACGAGGGATCAAAGACATCAAACTCGATCACAGTGTCctaaatattaggaaaaaaaacctatttttaagGATGTTGTTTTGAGAAAAAACTGACAAAGCTGAAAAAGATCTTGACAGTGAGGTTAAAAACTGTGTTATGTGTGGGAAAAGGGGTGTTAGGAATATTAGTTATGTTGTTATTTTAAATCCCTCAAAATTGTCTAGAATTGGGGTTGAGGTGTAAGGGCAGataaaagttaaatattttctgctgtctCCCCACAAGCCATTAAGAATTCAGTGCAAAAGAAACAAGGAGTGAGAAGGATCAACAGCCTAAGGCTGTGTGGGAGCTGGATCCAAccaggaaaaagagggaataaGTGGTGGAATAAGTTCAGGTAGCTGTGCCAGATCCTTAAAAGACTgcaaagaaaaagtgttttactTTTCACCATGTGATTTTAGGCATCAGGAAGAGGActgaagttttatttaaatcaaataGTCCCATCTCCAGAATGTTCATTCCCACATATGGGATATCAGACATAATGTAGGAGCTTCAAAACCCAGGATTTCCCACACAAACATTGCTCCAGGGGGATTTTCAGGATATACTGGGAGATCTtggcttattttcttttaaattcacaTGCTGTAAGTTATTATATTGTCACAATAGATGTATATTCAGATTTGGAGAGGTCTTCTGGCACTTAACTGACGTGTTTGGTGTTTATCTGGCAGAGCTGTCACTGCTCTGATAtaaaaacttgttttatttgcattttaaaaactctttccTGTGAGAAGTAGAGGCACAGCGACTTCAGCTGGATGAGATTAGAAGCTGAAGAGGTCGATGTGGTTTTTTCCCTACTTTCAGAAGAGAACAAGAAATGCTTCTGTCAGAGACTCAGCACTCCCTCTCCTGGCAGGAGCCCGCCAGGAACGATCCCATTCCCCCAgcagaaaattcagtgtttataaaaaagcaaatgacCTCCTCAAAGATCagacaaaaatcaaaaagcCTTAATCCCACAGTAAATAAACCCCCACTTCAAGCATGTCcttgaaaggagaaaaaatctCAAGAGCAGCATTTCTTCAAGAGGCTTTGAAAGCTTAAAGTATCCAATTCCTCCTGAAAAATCAgcttcccttcccactcccaAGGTGTCAATCAGCTCAATTTTACCCCCTCGGTAAAATTTAAGGAAGAAAGTTTTTCTGGGTGTTTTGTGGTTCTCCAGGTGTTCTTTCTGCTGGGTGACAATGGGTGGGACACCTCAGAGCACTGACCTTGTGTCTGACTGCTGGCAGGGCCTCCACCAGGGTCTGCAGCCCCTCGTGCCgtgctcccagctgcagggacagggagaacCAATAAGCTGATCAGTAATCAATCAGTTCTACCTATCAGCCTTAGTATTCTTTCATAACAACAACCACTGAATGTTTAGGGTCGGAAGGGAGCTCTGGATCATCCAGCCCaaggcaggggcagctggaggaacacatccaggtgggtttggaataTCTCCAGACAGGGAGATTCCATatcctcccagggcagctgttCCACCCTCAACAGAAAGCTCTTCACATTGAGGTAAAACTTTTTTTAGTTTCTGGCCATTgcttctcatcctgtcactggcaTTGAGcagagtctggcaccatcctctgaCACCCCTTGGGAACATTGATATGGATTGATGGGATCCCCTCTCAGCCTTCCCTTAGTGCCCTAAATTTGCTTTAACAGAATGCAAACAGAAAGACCCCATTCACAGCTGGTCCTACAGAACAAAATTACCTTTAAGAACACTCCAATAACAGCCAGGCCATTCCCTTCCATCACAGCTTCCTCAAAACTCGGGTACTCCACAGCATTCCAGTGCACCAGATGCAGCTGAAAGAGGAGTGAGGGAGAAATCAACCCCTGCACAGAGCACGGACACCACACCTGACTTCTGATCCTGGCTGCATTTGCTCCTTGGCAGGGTGAGGCACTGCAGGGAGCTCCtcagaaaccacagaaacaaGGACAAAGTGCTCTTGGTAAATAACAgtccttccctttcttttttggcttttgctttaaATAGGTAAGACCCACTGAATTTCCCATCTCTAAAAGGGATTTAGTCCATGGGAGTCTGTCTCCAGGAATGCTGGCCAAAGGCACAGACAAAGTTCAGTCTTCCACCTCTTTCCTGTcttcccaggaggagcagagcacccTGCCCTCCTGAGGAACATCCTCCTGCACACAACAATCTTCCTCTGCACTGCTGACAGCCAGTACATTGAGGGGTTTTGTGTGATAAATAAATACCCCAGCCCAAAAACTTAGTCACAGTCTCCCTGTTAATGAGGATCTTGCCAAGCTGGCAGCACCACCATGAACACACCGACAGGAGAGAAACTCTCCTTAAAAATAACCCATCATCACTTGACAAATTCTTCTCCTCTGGCAAAGAACTGTGGTCAAAGCTGTCAGTTTCACATTTTCACTGACTTCATCCTTTTTACTGACGTTTTCTTTCTTAGCAGTTACTTAAGCATCCAAGTTTTGCTATTTTAGTAACTATTCAACCattgcaaacagaaaacaaagtgatGTTTTATAAGAGTAATTAGTATATGCTTTGTGGGTGACAATCTCTGAAAGGTTTAGTAACAATaaacaaagtgatttttaaCTTTCAGTAATGGATGATGTCCAATTTTCAGGCTGTTCTTCTCCAGAATACATAGAGAAGGTGAATTTTTATAGAATAAAACAGCAGATGAGCTGTAGCACTTCAAAATAAACTGCAATTCCTCAATTTAGGAGTTTTCACAAACACATCCAAGATAACTATTTGCATTGTTTAGGATTTCATCTCATACCTCTGCTGGGTAAAATTTACAGTCAACTGTGTGCTCTGAGCCCCAGTCGTTGATAGCTCCCCAGTGGAAGTGGAACTGCTTTAGCCTGTACTGGTTTTCCAAGGGACCTCCAACGATgactagaaaacaaaacaagacacaCACGTTGATAAACAGGATTTAGAATTGGCCAGACAAGTAAATTCTTAGAAAAAATTAGCCCGTGAAAAAGTATCAGGTGGAGCAACTCAAACAGTGCCTATCTACACTTTGCCATGACCAAATTATTCAAGCAAACACATTCCTCCTGGTTTTCCCTGCATCAAACTGGAGATGAGTGAAGTCTCCTCATCCATCTCCCCTCGAGGGAATGTTTTCCTAGGTGACACCAAGTTTGGCACAGTCAGAGTGATGAGTGTCACATTGTCACCCCTCTGCCAGAGCAGGAGTGTCAGGACTGCCTGACCAGGTGACACATCTATGAAATGCATTCAATGACATCCCTACAAGGATCTGTGAAAAATGTTGACATTTCTCATGACAAGACTTCAAAAAGCAAATCATGCCAGACAAATCAGTATATTGAGTCAAAAGTTCAAGTCTCCTGCAAGCtacaaaaatccaaacatctTACTCTGCTTTAACAGACCTTCCAGACTGCACAAGCAAAGGTCAGCCAGAAATATGTTTGGTTGTGCCTACAAGCTGTTCACAAAGGATTTAAACATCCAGTCTGCCACTGGGCAAGTTTCTGAAAGATTTAATGTCCTTTTCATCAAATAGTAAAGGTAAAACTTCAGTCTGTTCTCCTGATTTCAGAAGGCCTCCCATCCTTCTGCAAGCACATGAATGAAAAAGTCCATGCCCAGCTTTCTGCTTCCACTCATTCCCTCCTACCTGGACCAAAACCATCCTGCAAAGTCATCTTGCTAATTATGAAATCAGAGCATCTGGTAAATGAGAAACTTAATTGCTTCCCAAGGGCTAATAACACTTATGGAATCAgggaatcatttaggttggaaaagagcttttCCAAAGGTTCAACCAGCACTAAAGCATCAGCATCTGCTGATTTCTACTGAACTGTAGGACATGGGAAGTTATACAGCAAACCTTGGTATAAAGCACCTAATCCCAACACTGCTTTTGGAAATAAGTTAATCACTTCCATGCTAAGGAGAAAACAATGAGAGGCATTAAGAGATtttcttgtattatttttttttcctgaaagccaGCCAGCAGGTTTGAACTCCTAACCAGCCAGGCCTGTCTGTGAAAAAGGAATCAATTAAAACGAGCTGTGAAAAGTGACATTGAATTAATTTCATCCCCTGCTCCTGAGCTCTGGGCATGAATGCAATGCTGGCCATCACTGGGAAATCAcaatgccccatccctggaagtgtccaaggccagggtttggagcagcctggggtggtggagggtgtccctgcccagggcagggggtggaatgggatcAGCTTTAAGGTgcttcccacccaaaccatgctgggactctgtgctgggaaagggGTGGGATAAACATGTGGGTCACACAGCCAAGCCTCTCAGAAGTGAAGTTTCTGTGCTCTAACACGATCCACTCCTGAGTATGTGACGATGCAAACTCACAAGTGACTACAAATTTGTGTTAGTAACCACATCCACTTGAATATTTGCCTCACAAATAACTTTAGGCAC
This Vidua chalybeata isolate OUT-0048 chromosome 11, bVidCha1 merged haplotype, whole genome shotgun sequence DNA region includes the following protein-coding sequences:
- the CA5A gene encoding carbonic anhydrase 5A, mitochondrial isoform X1 → MLPLLRRAWAAAVSSSSSSCSSRRGSRRCSLGACCSYRLRDALHPLWQSPLTIPGGTRQSPINIQWRDSVYDPFLKPLKISYDPTTCLHIWNNGYSFLVEFDDSTDRSIIVGGPLENQYRLKQFHFHWGAINDWGSEHTVDCKFYPAELHLVHWNAVEYPSFEEAVMEGNGLAVIGVFLKLGARHEGLQTLVEALPAVRHKDTVIEFDVFDPSCLIPSCPDYWTYAGSLTTPPLTESVTWIIKKKPIEVDEDQLEAFRTLLFTSHGEEERRMVDNFRPLQPLMNRTVRSSFRPQLSP
- the CA5A gene encoding carbonic anhydrase 5A, mitochondrial isoform X2; amino-acid sequence: MSGVKVTALGRLSKLLKTLRAVPARPCSLAACSRNNARHAALHPLWQSPLTIPGGTRQSPINIQWRDSVYDPFLKPLKISYDPTTCLHIWNNGYSFLVEFDDSTDRSIIVGGPLENQYRLKQFHFHWGAINDWGSEHTVDCKFYPAELHLVHWNAVEYPSFEEAVMEGNGLAVIGVFLKLGARHEGLQTLVEALPAVRHKDTVIEFDVFDPSCLIPSCPDYWTYAGSLTTPPLTESVTWIIKKKPIEVDEDQLEAFRTLLFTSHGEEERRMVDNFRPLQPLMNRTVRSSFRPQLSP